GCACCAGCCGAGCGCCGAGCAGGGCCGCCCCGGCGAATCCGACGCCGCCGGCCGCGCCGGCGCCCGGAAGCGCGCGCAGATCCTCGGACGTGCGGCGGGACACGGCGTCGGCCCACACCGAGAGCGCTCGGTCGAGGAGGGCGACGGCGTCCGGGTCAGCACCCTTCTGCGGTCCGTACACGGCAGCCGCACCGGTCGGGCCTAGGAGCGGGTTGTCGACGTCGCAGGCGATCAGCACCTCGGTGTCCGGCAGCGCCGGGTGCAGGCCGGCCAGGTCCACGGCGGCCAGGTCCAGCAGGGCTGCCCCGCCGGAGGGCAGTGGCCGCCCGGCGGAATCCAGCAGCCGGGCCCCGAGGGCAGCCACCATGCCGGCGCCTCCGTCGGTGCTCGCGCTGCCGCCGATGCCCAGCACGATGCGCCGGCAACCGGCGTCCAGCGCGGCTCCGAGCACGTCACCCACCCCACGGGTGGAGGCCGTCAACGGCGCCGGCCGACCACCGGGCAGTCGACCGAGCCCGCAGGCATCGGCCAGTTCGACCACCGCCGTGGTCCCGCGCCGGGCGAACCGGGTGCTGACCGTTTCACCGGTGGGGCCCGTGGCCATGACCGGGATCTCGTCGAACCCGGCGGCCAGCGCGGCGTCGAGGGTGCCGTCACCCCCGTCGGCCACCGGCATCAGATCGCACACCAGATCGGGTCGAACCGCCGAGATGCCGCGGGCCAACGCCTGGCCGACCTGGAGTGCGGTCAGCGAACCCTTGAACTTGTCGCAGGCGATGAGCACCGTACCCATCGCGTCAGGCCAGGCCGGTGGCGCCCGGAGCGCGGTCGGACCGGCCGCGGATCCACCTGGGGCGGGCTGCGGTCACCTCGGGCACCGGTGCACCCACTCTCTCGTCGCGGTTCGAGCGCCGATGTCCATCATGAACCACCCCTGACGGCGAACGGCGATGGGGCACGACGGCGGCGATTGCCGCGTGACGAACCGGACACGTGCCCGTCATGGCCGGATAGTAGGACTGGGGGATGACCACCTCCCGGCCCGGGACGCGGCCTGTTTCACACCGCGGAATGAGAGTGACGGAACCTTGGTCGGGCCCAGAGTGCCGCAGTACTGTTCGATACAGCGCATGTCGTGAGGGAGAAGAAATCCGTGGAGCCTCAACTCGTGGTGAACGGCCGGTCGCGACTTCTCGGGGAGGTCGGGGGTCACGTCACCCTGTTGGAATGGCTGCGCTCCGCGGGCTACACCGGGTCAAAGGAAGGATGCGCCGAGGGCGAGTGCGGCGCCTGTGCGGTCCTGGTCGCCAGGCCGGACGGGGAATCGAGGTCCCGCTGGACGGCGATCAACGCCTGTCTGGTTCCCGCGGCCGGGCTGGATCAGCAGGAGATCGTCACCGCCGAGGGTCTGGGTCGGCCGACCGCCCTGCATCCGGTCCAGGCGGAGATGGCGACTCGCGGCGGGTCTCAATGTGGTTACTGCACACCGGGTTTTGTCTGCTCCATGGCCTCCGAATTCTATCGAGCGGACCGTCGGCCGACCGGTCGGATCGAGCCCGCCCCATCGGCCGAGCCAAATGGCGGTGCTCGGCGGGCCGTTCGTGACCCGGGGGTCGAGTCCGCCGACGACCCCGCCGCTCCCGGCTCGGCGCCGGATCACGAGCACGGCCCCAACGGTTTCGATCTGCACGCGCTGTCCGGAAACCTGTGCCGTTGCACCGGATATCGGCCGATCCGGGACGCTGCGTACGCCCTCGGAGCGCCGGCCGACGACGATCCGCTGCAGGTGCGACTGCAGCGACCGGCCCCGGAGCCGGCGCCGACCCGGATCAGCAGCGGGCAGGGCGACTTCGCCCGCCCGGTGACGCTCTCCGAAGCTCTGACCCTCCTCGCCGACCACCCGACGGCGCGGCTGGTGGCCGGTTCCACCGACTGGGGGGTCGAGCTGAACATCCGGCACGCGCGCACCGAGCTCACGATCGCCATCGACCGGCTGGCCGAGCTCCGCGAGCTGAACGTCAGCGATGACTTCATCGACATCGGGGCGGCGCTCAGCCTTTCCGAGGTCGAACGCGGCCTGGCCGGCCGGATCCCCTTGCTGGCCGAGCTCTTCCCGCAATTCGCATCCCGGCTGATCCGCAACGGGGCGACGCTGGGGGGCAACCTCGGCACCGGTTCGCCGATCGGCGATTCGTCACCGGCTCTGCTGGCCCTTGACGCCTCGCTGGTGCTGGCCCGGGCCGACGGCGAGCGCACGGTCCGGCTGGCGGACTACTTCACCGGATATCGCGAGTCGATCAAGGAGCCGGACGAATTGATCAGGTCGATCCGGATCCCGCGCCCACTGGCTCCGGTGACCGCGTTCCACAAGATCGCCAAGCGACGGTTCGACGACATCTCCAGCGTCGCCGTTGCTTTCGCCCTCTGGCTGGAGCCCGGTGAGCCCGGGCGGCAGATGGTCACCGATCTCAAGATCGGCCTCGGCGGCGTCGCCGCGATCCCGTTGCGGGCCTTCGGAACCGAGGCCGCTCTGATCGGAAAGCCCTGGGATGCAGCTGCTGTTGCGGTGGCAGCGGAGGTCCTGGGTGGAGAGGGAACGCCCATGGGTGATCACCGGGCGAGCGCCCCCTATCGCGCGGCGACGCTGCGTACCTCACTGCTGAAGTTCTTCGCTCACCACCAGTCGCCGAACCGGACGGAGGTCACGGCATGAGCAAGCAGCACGGACCGCTCGCCGATCGCCCGGTCAACCCCAAGGTCGGACTGGAGATCCCGCACGAGAGCGCCGACCTGCACGTCACTGGGGCCGCGCTGTACACCCAGGACCTGCTGGCCCGGACCAAGGACGCCCTGCACGCGTGGCCGGTGCAGGCGCCGCACGCCCACGCCAAGGTCGTCCGGCTGAACGTGCAACCGGCCCATGACGTTCCGGGGATGGTGAAAGTGCTGACGGCGGCGGATGTTCCGGGACTGAACGACGCCGGCGAGAAACACGACGAACCCCTGTTCCCGTCCGAGGTGATGTTCTATGGGCATGCCGTGTGCTGGGTGCTCGGCGAGACCCTGGACGCGGCCCGGCTGGGCGCGGCCGCCGTCGAGGTGGTCTACGAAACCCTCCCGTCGCTGATCGGTGTGCGCGAGGCGATCGCCGCGGGCAGTTTCCAGGGCAGTCGACGGACGGTGAGCCGCGGCGACGCCGACACCGCCCTGGCCGGTGCCGCACACCGGTTCTCCGGTGAGTTCGAATTCGGCGGCCAGGAGCACTTCTACCTGGAGACGATGGCCGCGTTGGCCCTGGTCGACGAGAACGGCCAGGTATTCGTGCAGTCCAGCACGCAGCACCCGAGCGAGACGCAGGACATCGTCGCGCACGTCCTCGGCGTCCCGGCCCACGCCGTCACCGTGCAGTGCCTGCGGATGGGAGGCGGCTTCGGCGGCAAGGAGTTCCAGCCCCACGGACTCGCCGCCGTGGCCGCCCTGGGGGCCACTCTGACGTCCCGGCCGGTGAGCCTGCGCCTCAACCGCACGCAGGACATCACGATGACCGGCAAGCGGCACCCGTTCCTGGCCCAGTGGGAGGTGGGGTTCGACGACGATCTCCGCCTCTGCGGATTGCGGGCCACCCTGACCAGCAACGGCGGCTGGAGCCTTGACCTGTCCGAGCCGGTGCTGGCTCGCGCGCTGTGCCACATCGACAACGCCTACTGGATTCCCGACATCCACGTCGACGGGCGGGTCGCGAAGACGAACCAGCAGTCCAACACCGCGTTCCGTGGGTTCGGCGGTCCTCAGGGGATGATCGTCATCGAGGACATCCTCGGCCGGTGCGCCCCACTGCTGGGGGTGGACCCGCAGGAGCTGCGCCGCCGGAACTTCTACTCGCCCGGCCAGAGAACGCCGTTCGGGCAACCGGTCCGGCACGCCGAGCGACTGGTCGAGATCTGGCAGGTCCTGAACGAGCGCGCCGAGGTGACCGCCCGCAGACGTGAGATCGCCGCGTACAACGCGTCGTCGCCGCACACCAAGCGGGCGCTGGCGATCACCCCGGTCAAGTTCGGCATCTCGTTCAATCTGACCGCGTTCAACCAAGCCGGTGGGCTGGTGCACGTCTACAAGGACGGCTCCGTCCTGATCAATCACGGCGGCGCCGAGATGGGGCAGGGACTGCACACGAAGATGATCCAGGTGGCGGCCACCGCTCTCGGGGTGCCGCTGTCGACCGTGCGGTTGGCGCCGACCCGCACCGACAAGGTGCCGAACACGTCCGCGACCGCGGCCAGTTCGGGGGCCGACCTGAACGGCGGCGCGGTGAAGAACGCCTGTGACCAGATTCGGGAGCGCCTCGCCGTGGTGGCCGCCGGGAAGCTCGGCATCCATCCGGACGACGTGCGGTTTGTGGACGGCTGGGCCACCGGTATCGGCTTCCACGACCAGCGCCTTCCGTGGGCCACGCTCGTCCACGACGCCTATTTCCAGCGCGTGCAGT
This window of the Nakamurella panacisegetis genome carries:
- the xdhB gene encoding xanthine dehydrogenase molybdopterin binding subunit → MSKQHGPLADRPVNPKVGLEIPHESADLHVTGAALYTQDLLARTKDALHAWPVQAPHAHAKVVRLNVQPAHDVPGMVKVLTAADVPGLNDAGEKHDEPLFPSEVMFYGHAVCWVLGETLDAARLGAAAVEVVYETLPSLIGVREAIAAGSFQGSRRTVSRGDADTALAGAAHRFSGEFEFGGQEHFYLETMAALALVDENGQVFVQSSTQHPSETQDIVAHVLGVPAHAVTVQCLRMGGGFGGKEFQPHGLAAVAALGATLTSRPVSLRLNRTQDITMTGKRHPFLAQWEVGFDDDLRLCGLRATLTSNGGWSLDLSEPVLARALCHIDNAYWIPDIHVDGRVAKTNQQSNTAFRGFGGPQGMIVIEDILGRCAPLLGVDPQELRRRNFYSPGQRTPFGQPVRHAERLVEIWQVLNERAEVTARRREIAAYNASSPHTKRALAITPVKFGISFNLTAFNQAGGLVHVYKDGSVLINHGGAEMGQGLHTKMIQVAATALGVPLSTVRLAPTRTDKVPNTSATAASSGADLNGGAVKNACDQIRERLAVVAAGKLGIHPDDVRFVDGWATGIGFHDQRLPWATLVHDAYFQRVQLWAAGFYRTAGLHWDAERMQGEPFKYFAYGAAVSEVEVDGFTGAYRLLRADIVHDVGDSLSPLIDIGQIEGGFVQGVGWLTLEELRWDESDGPHRGRLNTQAASTYKIPSFSEMPAQFNVHLYEKATESGVVYGSKAVGEPPLMLAFSVREALRAAVGAFAPPGHSVELASPATPEAVFWAIETARAAADGTVSVPVSAIPARV
- a CDS encoding xanthine dehydrogenase small subunit, yielding MREKKSVEPQLVVNGRSRLLGEVGGHVTLLEWLRSAGYTGSKEGCAEGECGACAVLVARPDGESRSRWTAINACLVPAAGLDQQEIVTAEGLGRPTALHPVQAEMATRGGSQCGYCTPGFVCSMASEFYRADRRPTGRIEPAPSAEPNGGARRAVRDPGVESADDPAAPGSAPDHEHGPNGFDLHALSGNLCRCTGYRPIRDAAYALGAPADDDPLQVRLQRPAPEPAPTRISSGQGDFARPVTLSEALTLLADHPTARLVAGSTDWGVELNIRHARTELTIAIDRLAELRELNVSDDFIDIGAALSLSEVERGLAGRIPLLAELFPQFASRLIRNGATLGGNLGTGSPIGDSSPALLALDASLVLARADGERTVRLADYFTGYRESIKEPDELIRSIRIPRPLAPVTAFHKIAKRRFDDISSVAVAFALWLEPGEPGRQMVTDLKIGLGGVAAIPLRAFGTEAALIGKPWDAAAVAVAAEVLGGEGTPMGDHRASAPYRAATLRTSLLKFFAHHQSPNRTEVTA
- a CDS encoding glycerate kinase; the encoded protein is MGTVLIACDKFKGSLTALQVGQALARGISAVRPDLVCDLMPVADGGDGTLDAALAAGFDEIPVMATGPTGETVSTRFARRGTTAVVELADACGLGRLPGGRPAPLTASTRGVGDVLGAALDAGCRRIVLGIGGSASTDGGAGMVAALGARLLDSAGRPLPSGGAALLDLAAVDLAGLHPALPDTEVLIACDVDNPLLGPTGAAAVYGPQKGADPDAVALLDRALSVWADAVSRRTSEDLRALPGAGAAGGVGFAGAALLGARLVPGIDVVLDLIGFADRLSSASLVITGEGSLDEQTLHGKAPVGVARAARASGVPVVAVCGRCRLTENQWRAAGFDAVHPLSALEPDLATSMARAAELLQLIGRSLAATAPHAAIAPDR